From one Lotus japonicus ecotype B-129 chromosome 3, LjGifu_v1.2 genomic stretch:
- the LOC130742569 gene encoding uncharacterized protein LOC130742569 → MEQDPNPFLRHCKGQSNNSGSSRPLIPGPAGAIQAAMYARRSTPNTPLIPTQEIVRRVLDHGSTETDPDFNSHAWLSALQEWGIATPLGSLTANVERVENVVAVIKSCTPNGFGDAKVTLKDPTGAVDASIHRKAFTHSEFANDITVGSVLVLQKVAVFAPRGTVCYLNITLPNLVKVFPKDCGPHDFIDITEE, encoded by the exons ATGGAACAAGACCCAAATCCATTCCTCCGCCATTGCAAAGGTCAAAGCAACAACTCtggcagctctcgtcctctcattcctggcccggctggcgccatccaggctgccatgtatgcCCGTAGATCCACCCCTAACACACCACTCATTCCGACCCAGGAAATCGTGAGGCGTGTGCTAGATCATGgatcaaccgaaaccgatcctgatttcaactcacatgcttggctatcagccctgcaagagtggggaatagccactccgctgggctctctgacagcgaacgttgagagggtggagaatgttgttgctgttatcaaatcttgcactcccaatgggtttggagatgcgaaagttaccctcaag GACCCCACGGGTGCTGTTGATGCTAGCATCCACCGCAAGGCATTTACTCACAGTGAATTTGCGAatgacataactgttggatctgttctcgttctccaaaag gttgctgtgtttgcacctagaggaactgtttgttatcttaatataacattgcccaacctagtgaaggtattcccaaaagattgcggaccccatgacttcatcgatatcacagaggaataa
- the LOC130744685 gene encoding uncharacterized protein LOC130744685 produces MSAATYLPDECWEFVLGFLNNKQDHHYLESLSLVSKQLLSITNRLRFSLAIHDPTLPFLPRLFHRFPNLTSLDLTHFHGDLDALLLQISRYPLRRLTSLDVSHHETFPANGLRALAENTKTLTSLTCSHMGSLANADLRLITDCFPFLQELDLSSNVLSRTRTVEPLPKLLRKVNLFGDENFITEEALVSVCKNCEFLEEVTISDCTSITAYGIASAIRQRPGLRSFSVDSLRGSVTASSSFIDSLVSLKSLTCLHFRYLSISDELLCSVAEEGLPLRKLVLHCCRNYTYSGILYLLSRCQFVQHLNLQYTEFLNDQLLTELSVFLGNLISIDISFCQGLTESALFALIRNCSLLSEIKMMFTGNGKEKVQYSNSFMNGCVNPQVKFLHLPFNSWLGGEIIKILSLICPNLELLDLRSCGTEDVVEVLRRCCKIRHLRVDHCSSVKLHGMNFKVPNLEVLSLAYSGIDDETLSVVSKSFRGLLYLNLEDCPNVTDKGVRQVVENCKQLREINLSYCKQVVGSDVAWMVSLRPTLRKIMAPRYFHPTRIRNELFFLRHGCLVLA; encoded by the coding sequence ATGTCTGCAGCTACATATTTACCAGATGAGTGTTGGGAATTTGTGTTGGGATTCCTGAACAACAAACAGGACCACCATTACTTGGAGTCTCTGTCCCTCGTCTCCAAGCAACTCCTCTCCATCACCAACCGCCTCCGATTCTCCCTCGCCATTCACGATCCAACTCTCCCCTTCCTCCCTCGCCTCTTCCACAGGTTCCCCAATCTCACCTCCCTCGACCTCACGCACTTCCACGGTGACCTCGACGCGCTTCTCCTCCAAATCTCGCGCTACCCCTTGCGCCGCCTCACATCCCTCGACGTCTCGCACCATGAAACGTTTCCGGCAAATGGGTTGCGAGCTTTGGCCGAAAACACGAAAACATTGACCTCCCTCACCTGCTCCCACATGGGTTCTCTCGCCAACGCCGACCTCCGCCTCATCACCGATTGTTTCCCTTTCCTCCAAGAACTCGACCTTAGCAGCAATGTCCTTAGTCGTACTCGTACGGTAGAGCCTTTGCCCAAGCTCCTCCGCAAGGTTAATCTCTTTGGTGACGAGAACTTCATTACCGAAGAAGCGCTTGTCAGTGTGTGCAAGAACTGTGAGTTTCTCGAAGAAGTGACGATCTCTGATTGCACTTCCATAACCGCATATGGCATTGCTTCCGCGATCCGCCAGAGACCCGGTTTGAGGTCTTTCTCTGTTGACAGCTTAAGGGGATCTGTCACTGCTAGTTCTAGCTTCATTGATTCGTTGGTGAGTTTGAAGAGCTTGACTTGTCTTCATTTTAGGTATTTATCTATCTCGGATGAGTTGCTCTGCTCTGTTGCAGAGGAAGGTCTTCCTTTGAGGAAGCTTGTCCTCCATTGTTGCAGAAACTACACCTATTCTGGAATCTTGTATTTGTTGTCAAGGTGTCAGTTTGTCCAGCATTTGAATCTTCAATATACTGAATTTCTGAATGATCAGCTTCTCACCGAGTTGTCAGTGTTTCTGGGTAATTTGATATCTATAGACATTAGTTTTTGTCAGGGGCTCACAGAGTCAGCCCTTTTTGCTCTTATCAGGAACTGTTCTTTGCTCAGTGAGATCAAAATGATGTTTACAGGGAATGGGAAAGAGAAGGTCCAGTattccaattctttcatgaatGGTTGTGTGAACCCTCAGGTGAAGTTTCTCCATTTGCCTTTTAATTCATGGCTGGGAGGTGAAATCATCAAAATTTTGAGTTTGATCTGCCCCAATTTGGAGCTTCTTGACTTGCGATCTTGCGGTACTGAAGATGTTGTTGAAGTTTTAAGGAGATGCTGTAAAATTAGGCATTTGAGGGTAGACCATTGTTCATCAGTGAAGCTGCATGGGATGAACTTTAAAGTTCCCAATCTGGAGGTGTTGAGTTTGGCGTATTCAGGAATTGATGATGAAACACTCTCTGTGGTCTCAAAGAGTTTCCGTGGGCTTCTGTACCTGAATTTGGAAGATTGTCCAAATGTCACAGACAAGGGTGTGAGGCAAGTAGTAGAAAACTGCAAACAACTAAGAGAGATAAATTTGAGTTACTGTAAACAAGTGGTTGGTAGTGATGTTGCTTGGATGGTATCTTTAAGGCCAACATTGAGAAAGATAATGGCTCCGCGTTATTTCCATCCTACCCGTATCCGGAATGAACTCTTCTTCTTGCGTCATGGATGCCTTGTCTTGGCATGA
- the LOC130744683 gene encoding uncharacterized protein LOC130744683: MDKGLVEGMSIWGGSVCSGIHQNRYTGEDGSFQSGCAGIGGILRNGAGDVLGKFARKVEAQRADEAEVLAILYSLLFCQQFMVSFVEVESDSTLAVGWVKGEKMRPWKLTNELNMIDYLMPLVTCPGVKDWHMVLGSYFHVLLVLALLMFCRCCHFWCCYVLLIDVAGFFVAVVAEMITLVFAVAVFSACCWSCWLLTLVFAVAVFTAFPGAAVAVRKYTVFDVSQFGFADRGFVSIKCLKLIDAELTRMRACGGRCDCLMRETHGLPCGCQLADYERILYEAIHPFWKSLSWEHVPVADTGSSDICGLNHGEMHPEVEALTRYFHSLDTGGQSMVRRKLQAIYCPERSTLCTPELRIKSNRTPKLKESKQPKGRAIGSLTRDPSAFELTDKKIKEEKKSSQPAKRKKRVKKSDTSHFMCNFPAFLHPYIGTITDVEDDGNCGYRSIAALMGHSAGQDGWPWVRATLIQELETNVLMYNRMWGTDVVNGLHNRLTLPIGDPATPDKWFQLPEMGYLVATKYQLVLVSLSSMGCNTYFPLIGAGPRDEHSVIAIGHVINHWVQLQLTPGHPMPTIAPQWDWHADLASKYWRNLYGPRLGMYDAQFQAWLGAFSGHADYVDITTD, translated from the exons CAGATGAGGCGGAGGTATTGGCTATCCTGTATTCTCTCTTGTTTTGTCAACAATTCATGGTGTCCTTTGTGGAGGTTGAAAGTGATTCTACACTAGCGGTGGGCTGGGTAAAAGGTGAAAAGATGAGACCATGGAAGCTCACAAATGAGTTGAATATGATTGATTATTTGATGCCGCTTGTGACTTGTCCTGGG GTTAAAGATTGGCATATGGTGTTGGGAAGCTATTTCCATGTTTTATTGGTGCTGGCACTG CTGATGTTTTGCCGTTGCTGTCATTTCTGGTGCTGTTATGTGTTGCTGATTGATGTTGCTGGCTtttttgttgctgttgttgctgaAATGATTACGCTGgtgtttgctgttgctgttttttCTGCTTGTTGCTGGAGCTGCTGGTTGCT AACGCTGgtgtttgctgttgctgtttttaCTGCCTTTCCTGGAGCTGCTGTTGCTGTACGAAAATACACCGTGTTTGATGTTTCGCAATTTGGATTTGCTGATCG GGGATTTGTGTCAATCAAATGCCTGAAACTCATTGATGCTGAACTGACAAGAATGCGAGCCTGCGGCGGCAGATGCGATTGCTTaatgagagagactcatggactaccttgcggttgtcaacTTGCAG ATTATGAGAGGATTCTGTACGAGgccattcatccattctggaagagcctaagttgggagcatgtacctgttgcagatactggcagctcagatatttgcggactaaaccatggagagatgcacccagaagttgaggcactgacacgttatttccattctttggatactggagggcagagtatggtaaggaggaagcttcaagcgatatattgtcctgaaaggagtacactatgtactcctgagcttcggataaagtccaaccgcactcctaagttgaaggagagcaaacaacccaagggtcgagcaataggatccttgactcgtgatccttcagcgtttgaacttactgacaagaagattaaagaggaaaagaagtcttcacaaccagcaaagaggaagaagcgtgtgaagaagtctgatacaagccatttcatgtgtaactttccagcctttctccatccatatattggcacaattacagatgttgaggatgatggtaactgtggctatagatccATTGCTGCATTAATGGGGCATTCCGCCGGTCAGGACGGTTGGCCTTGGGTTAGGGCTACATTGATACAAGAACTTGAGACCAATGTGTTAATGTATAATAGGATGTGGGGCACAGATGTTGTTAATGGCTTACATAATCGTCTCACTCTTCCTATTGGTGACCCGGCCACCCCTGACAAATGGTttcaactgccagagatgggataccttgttgcCACAAAGTACCAATTGGTTCTCGTATCCTTATCCTCTATGGGTTGTAACACATACTTTCCACTGATAGGAGCCGGCCCACGAGATGAGCATTCTGTTATAGCTATTGGACATGTGATAAATCACTGGGTACAG CTCCAATTAACTcctggacatcctatgccgaCTATTGCTCCCCAGTGGGATTGGCACGCTGATCTTGCCTCCAAATACTGGCGCAACCTATATGGTCCACGTTTAGGCATGTATGATGCACAATTCCAAGCTTGGCTTGGTGCTTTTAGTGGTCATGCGGACTATGTGGACATCACCACAGATTGA
- the LOC130744684 gene encoding protein MAINTENANCE OF MERISTEMS-like, with protein sequence MKGGRKRSRSSTVDDAEDRHERLHASTRRGDHRAASQAVEASAPSPSPSATPAGAPSPCPSATAPSGGPSTTAPSGTPAEPQPHPTPVSPMVELPLEETSGEQSSSEPSGEESASETASEASGEEEEPLILQEEIDAADVVPDVVAEGGADDDLIQRVAPFPGGPEDLSLLAHYPDHKAPWTWQALLRTDPRYMDRRTLRVATVGGKVWNLPCDGDSEAHTHVRQLLQQTGLYHLPWCGLPETDPAVILALVERWHEETSSFHMPFGEMTITLDDVSAILHLPTGSRFYTPGRGERDEVAALCAQLLGGSVAAYLAEFEAAGGQNIRFITLKTMYTSAMDGGRYEDAARIWLVNQLGATLFASKSGGYHTTVYWIGMLEDLGRVSEYAWGAIALASLYEQLSRASRRKTAQIGGFTSLVLSWAYEYISSSVIIRTEVPGYTHDQPRAQRWSTSRIAHSGLDERRVMLDELTVDDITWTPFEDHRDVRPRDPRALYSGYIRTHYGRSVSRHLPERVMRQFGFIQDIPRHPSEIQTTGSLAETTDAAYAEFEPHLRPQGIPATYPGEAVEGYMRWYSRVSHVFIIPEDRREGLSAVKQRQHK encoded by the exons atgaagggcgggagGAAGAGGTCTCGATCTTCTACAGTCGATGATGCAGAGGATCGCCACGagcgcttgcatgcttctacGCGGCGCGGCGACCATCGAGCAGCTAGTCAGGCGGTTGAGGCTTCGGCCCCGTCTCCGTCTCCGTCTGCTACTCCGGCCGGGGCTCCGTCTCCGTGTCCGTCTGCTACAGCTCCGTCAGGTGGTCCATCTACTACAGCTCCGTCAGGTACTCCGGCTGAGCCTCAGCCTCATCCTACTCCGGTCTCTCCGATGGTTGAGTTACCTCTTGAGGAGACATCTGGCGAGCAGTCTTCTTCGGAGCCCAGTGGCGAGGAGTCTGCTTCTGAGACTGCTTCTGAGGccagtggtgaggaggaggagcctcttattctccaggaggagattgatgctgctgatgtTGTGCCAGATGTGGTGGCAGAGGGCGGCGCGGATGACGACCTCATCCAGAGGGTGGCACCGTTTCCCGGGGGGCCTGAGGATCTTTCGCTTCTTGCGCATTATCCTGACCACAAGGCTCCTTGGACGTGGCAGGCACTTCTTCGCACAGACCCGCGGTACATGGACCGTCGGACATTGAGGGTGGCCACTGTTGGGGGGAAGGTATGGAACCTCCCCTGTGATGGCGATTCAGAGGCCCACACACATGTGCGACAGCTGCTGCAGCAGACGGGTTTGTATCACCTGCCTTGGTGCGGGTTACCGGAGACAGACCCAGCTGTCATACTGGCCCTTGttgagagatggcatgaggagacgagtagcttccacatgccgttcggggagatgactatcaccctggacgatGTGTCGGCTATTCTCCATCTTCCCAcagggtcgaggttctacactCCGGGCAGAGGGGAGCGAGACGAGGTTGCAGCGCTCTGCGCCCAGCtcctgggaggatctgttgctgCTTATCTGGCTGAGTTTGAGGCGGCGGGTGGCCAGAACATTCGGTTcattactctgaagaccatgtacacgtctgctatggatg GGGGACGCTATGAGGATGCTGCTAGGatctggctggtgaaccagcttggtGCCACCCTCTTTGCCAGCAAGAGTGGTGGTTACCACACTACTGTCTACTGGATCGGGATGCTTGAGGACCTCGGTCGCGTGTCGGAGTACGCGTGGGGTGCGATTGCGCTGGCTTCGTTGTACGAACAGCTGAGTCGTGCTTCCCGCAGGAAGACAGCGCAGATCGGTGGGTTCACCTCCCTCGTGCTGTCATGGGCGTATGAGTACATATCCAGCAGCGTCATTATCAGGACGGAGGTCCCCGGCTACACACatgaccagcctagggcgcagcGGTGGTCCACGTCTCGGATCGCGCATTCCGGACTCGATGAGAGACGAGTCATGCTTGATGAGCTTACAGTGGATGATATCACATGGACCCCTTTTGAGGACCATCGAGATGTTCGACCGCGGGATCCCAGGGCCCTCTATTCCGGCTACATCAGGACACATTACGGCCGGTCTGTGAGCCGACATCTACCAGAGCGGgttatgcgccagtttggcttcatacaggacatccctcgacacccctctgagatccagacgacggggtcccttgctgagaccacagatgctgcctatgctgagtttgagccgcacctccgccctcaggggatacctgctacatatccgggagaggcggtggagggttacatgaggtggtatagcagagtgtcacatgtgttcatcatccctgaggaTAGGAGGGAGGGGCTTAGTGCCGTG aaacaacgacAACATAAATAA